The Thermococcus eurythermalis genomic sequence GTTCTTGAGCTTGTAGAGCGGCTTGGCATACTCCTCGTAAAAGCCGGGCTGGGGAAGGGCAGTCCTCGCGGCGTCGTGGTTGCCGGGGCCGATGAACATCGTTATATGATCCGGAACGTTGCGGAGGAGGTTTGCCAGAGCTTCGTACTGGTCAAAGATATCGGGGATTTCCAGCTCGTTGTACTGGCCGGGATAGATACCGACGCCATCAACCACGTCGCCCCCGATTATCATGTACTTAATCCTGCTCACGAGTTCTTCCTCGGCCCTGCTGTTGACCTCGCCGTTGAGCCATTCGAGGAACTTCTCAAAGGCCTTCTCGCAGAACTTGTTCGAGCCGACGTGGATGTCGCTCAGCAGAATCGCGTAGACCTTCTCTTCCAGTGGAGGCTTCTCGCGCCTGAACTTCGGCACATCCGGGAGGAAGACGCGGTTGGCGAAGAAGATTCCCCTTCCAGACTGACCGCGGAAGGCAACGACTGAATCGGGCATTATTGCGTTGTAGGCCTGGGAAGCGTTCTCCTTGTCCCTGCCGAGGAAGACTTTAACCCGCCCTGTTGCATCTTCCACCTCGAACATGTAGCCCTTCGCCGTTTCGCGCTTGTCGTTCACTAGGCCGATTATCGTGACTTCGTCGTCCCGGACGTAGCTCAGCTTCGCGATGTCTATGACCGTCCCGATTTCGGGGTTCTCGCGGAAGATTCTGCGCATCTTCTTGAGGCGCGATTTGAAGTAGTTCGAGTACGCCTGGATTATTATCTCGCCCTCCTTGCTCGCGGCGTTCTTGACCTTGGGGGCCTCGAACTTCACGTTCTTGACGTCAAAGGTCACTTCCCAATCGTCGGGGATTTCCTTCGCGCGGTAGTGGAAGCCCTCTTTGGGCCGTATCACGACGTCTCGGTACGTTGAGTAGCTCTTCTCACCCTCGACGTCCTCGCCAACGTACGCTATGGGAATCCCGTAGTCGCCGTAGACGATTTTGGGCTTCACTCCGTTTCCGTTCTCGCCGTTCTCATAGTACTCCTCACTGTCGGCGTAGTTCCCGTAGCCGTTGCCGTTCAGGGGCTCGGCTTCCACTGGAAGTGAGTCCTCGACGACCTCGGTTAGTGACGAATCCAATGAACCAGAGGCTTCATCCACGAGTTCTTCAGGTTCAGGCGTTCCAGTGGAAATAAAACTCTCCCCCTCTGAAATCTCGCTGGAAATCGATTCTTCAACAGGA encodes the following:
- a CDS encoding DNA-directed DNA polymerase II small subunit, with protein sequence MLVEDLIKNNYLITPSAYYLLEPHYKRDFTLAELIKFAKARGTFVIDSALAMDFLVEKGVVSTGSPDDSAPEEATEETPVSPADVGYSEDVVETGETSVSESVEGDSPEDIAPSDEAVLAEDAGSISTGDVVESGVATASSGEESVEPAKIVGETSISTGATAESEQFPASNPVEESISSEISEGESFISTGTPEPEELVDEASGSLDSSLTEVVEDSLPVEAEPLNGNGYGNYADSEEYYENGENGNGVKPKIVYGDYGIPIAYVGEDVEGEKSYSTYRDVVIRPKEGFHYRAKEIPDDWEVTFDVKNVKFEAPKVKNAASKEGEIIIQAYSNYFKSRLKKMRRIFRENPEIGTVIDIAKLSYVRDDEVTIIGLVNDKRETAKGYMFEVEDATGRVKVFLGRDKENASQAYNAIMPDSVVAFRGQSGRGIFFANRVFLPDVPKFRREKPPLEEKVYAILLSDIHVGSNKFCEKAFEKFLEWLNGEVNSRAEEELVSRIKYMIIGGDVVDGVGIYPGQYNELEIPDIFDQYEALANLLRNVPDHITMFIGPGNHDAARTALPQPGFYEEYAKPLYKLKNAVIISNPAVINLHGREFLVAHGRGIEDVVDFIPGRSHHHPAQAMVDLLKLRHIAPTFGNKVPIAPDPEDTLVIESVPDLFQAGHVHVMEYQIYSGVFVINTGTWQAQTEFQKMVNIVPTPARVPIIDVETARLRAVVSFDQFCEGV